The following proteins come from a genomic window of Herpetosiphon gulosus:
- the cas1e gene encoding type I-E CRISPR-associated endonuclease Cas1e — MSGMNLQMLPKMRDSWSYLYVDRCRIDQDGKAIALHDLNGKTAVPCAALALLLLGPGTTITHAAIKTLTDYGCSVLWTGEGGVRMYAQGLGETRSAQRLLHQTRLYVDEGLRLKVVRNMYSFRFQESLDANLNLRQIRGKEGIRVREAYAKASRETGVEWHGRTYKRDDWQSADPINRALSAANSCLYGISHAAIVAAGYSTGLGFIHTGKLLSFVYDIADLYKANITIPAAFQAVKEGLDGMESRVRRTLRDRFKEQRLLKTIINDIDQVLDIGVVPANSLYDVDSAAPSDLWDPEHEAVEGGINWAEGGASE, encoded by the coding sequence ATGAGCGGCATGAATCTCCAAATGCTGCCAAAAATGCGGGATAGTTGGTCGTATTTATATGTTGATCGCTGTCGGATTGATCAGGATGGCAAAGCGATTGCCTTGCATGATTTGAATGGCAAAACGGCAGTACCCTGTGCGGCACTCGCGCTCTTATTGCTTGGGCCAGGCACAACGATCACCCACGCTGCGATCAAAACATTAACCGATTATGGCTGCAGCGTTTTATGGACAGGTGAAGGTGGCGTGCGCATGTATGCCCAAGGATTGGGTGAAACGCGGTCGGCACAACGTCTATTACATCAAACGCGGCTCTATGTTGACGAAGGATTGCGGCTTAAGGTTGTGCGCAATATGTATAGCTTTCGGTTTCAAGAATCCCTTGACGCAAACCTGAATTTGCGTCAAATTCGCGGGAAAGAAGGTATCCGCGTTCGTGAGGCCTATGCCAAGGCCAGTCGTGAAACGGGTGTCGAATGGCATGGACGCACCTATAAACGTGATGATTGGCAATCGGCTGATCCGATTAATCGAGCATTATCAGCGGCAAATAGCTGCTTATATGGTATTTCCCATGCCGCGATTGTCGCAGCGGGCTACTCAACCGGGCTTGGGTTTATCCATACTGGTAAACTCCTATCATTTGTCTATGATATTGCCGACTTGTATAAAGCGAATATTACCATTCCCGCAGCCTTCCAAGCAGTCAAAGAAGGTCTTGATGGGATGGAATCACGGGTACGAAGAACCTTACGGGATCGCTTTAAAGAACAACGCTTGCTCAAAACCATCATCAACGATATTGATCAGGTGCTTGATATTGGGGTAGTCCCTGCAAATTCGCTCTATGATGTTGATAGTGCAGCCCCGAGCGATCTCTGGGACCCTGAACATGAAGCCGTTGAAGGTGGAATAAATTGGGCGGAAGGAGGAGCAAGCGAATGA
- the cas6e gene encoding type I-E CRISPR-associated protein Cas6/Cse3/CasE, which yields MVYLSRIILNATERDVQTRLSNCHALHTLALRGFPQLPAGTDHARAFFGVLFRLESVLADQQQVRLLVQSTTLPDWSRIPSGWLGSAPDERGNPAVRTIDQEYGNLDQVTDYFFRLRANPTKRISARNLDESERWQKKQVDLRTDHDRMEWLMRQANNHGFRIQPTPNQPTIPAVQILPQPTSHGRDQEHRLTFGAATFEGILRITDLARFRQALEHGIGKGKAYGFGLLSIATLGSRS from the coding sequence ATGGTGTATCTTTCACGCATTATATTGAATGCAACTGAGCGTGATGTCCAAACACGCTTAAGCAATTGTCATGCGCTGCATACACTGGCCTTGCGTGGGTTTCCACAATTGCCTGCGGGTACTGACCATGCACGGGCATTCTTTGGCGTGCTTTTTCGGCTCGAATCGGTACTGGCGGATCAGCAACAAGTCCGCTTACTGGTTCAATCGACAACCCTACCAGATTGGTCGCGCATTCCGTCGGGCTGGCTGGGTTCGGCTCCCGATGAACGGGGGAATCCCGCAGTGCGAACCATTGATCAAGAATATGGAAATCTCGATCAAGTAACCGATTATTTTTTTCGTTTACGTGCCAATCCAACCAAGCGGATTAGTGCGCGTAACCTAGATGAATCGGAACGTTGGCAAAAAAAACAAGTTGATTTGCGCACAGATCACGATCGAATGGAATGGCTTATGCGCCAAGCGAACAATCATGGGTTTCGAATCCAACCAACTCCCAACCAACCAACCATCCCAGCAGTTCAGATTCTACCCCAACCAACTAGCCATGGTCGCGATCAGGAACATCGTCTGACATTTGGAGCGGCAACCTTTGAAGGTATTTTACGCATCACCGATCTTGCACGGTTTCGGCAGGCACTCGAACACGGGATTGGCAAAGGCAAAGCCTATGGTTTTGGCCTGCTCTCGATTGCTACGCTCGGGAGTCGTTCATGA
- the cas5e gene encoding type I-E CRISPR-associated protein Cas5/CasD has translation MINSLFLQLKAPFQAWGLRAHWEQRDTAAEPTKSAVIGLIGCALGLDRRDDRLRTLSDKLRMGVRVDQQGTRLIDYHTTGGVKLADGLPSGVLNAKGEIKRETDVSYRHYLVDAAFLVVLQGESELIEELAWAVQHPIYPIYLGRKACVPSEPVYAGVGDYPDLITALSDAKHSSWPNHNQPHARCIVECLPHEGNRQYDQIWNPKARRFAARTIQTISIATGVAEINTLEG, from the coding sequence ATGATCAATAGCCTTTTTTTACAGCTTAAAGCGCCGTTCCAAGCCTGGGGTTTACGTGCCCACTGGGAGCAACGTGATACGGCTGCCGAACCAACCAAATCTGCTGTCATCGGCTTAATTGGTTGCGCCCTTGGGCTTGATCGACGTGATGATCGCTTACGAACATTATCCGATAAGTTACGCATGGGAGTAAGGGTTGATCAGCAGGGTACACGTTTGATTGATTATCATACAACGGGTGGGGTAAAACTAGCCGATGGTTTACCAAGCGGTGTGCTCAATGCTAAAGGCGAGATTAAACGTGAAACAGATGTTTCTTATCGCCATTATTTGGTTGATGCCGCATTTTTGGTTGTCCTGCAAGGTGAATCAGAGCTTATCGAGGAGCTAGCTTGGGCAGTCCAACATCCAATTTACCCCATCTATTTAGGGCGCAAAGCCTGTGTCCCGAGTGAACCAGTCTATGCCGGCGTTGGCGATTATCCTGATCTTATAACTGCATTGAGCGATGCCAAGCATTCCAGTTGGCCCAATCACAACCAACCACACGCTCGTTGCATTGTTGAATGCCTGCCACATGAGGGAAATCGCCAATACGATCAAATTTGGAATCCCAAGGCTCGCCGTTTTGCAGCTCGTACTATTCAGACCATTAGCATAGCAACTGGCGTAGCAGAGATTAATACGTTGGAGGGTTAA
- the cas7e gene encoding type I-E CRISPR-associated protein Cas7/Cse4/CasC yields MMLIAFHLIQNHAPSNLNRDDNGDPKDTIIGGVRRSRISSQAEKRSMRWHQPFREAFSADVLATRTQLLPEWVRQALQQHHEVDAEAEQQIVRFVESLGKKETKSAGADGSEGEEKPKGKKGKGTDTQKNEAHKTAQLMFLSTGEVERLSSWLVEKYYELGATGFAGLTSNDLIAEIKKKGGLFEPHSVDIAMFGRMTTSSPFKDIEAAVQVAHAFSTHKVETEYDFFTAVDDRSGESGAGMLGEVAFNSATYYKYINIHWEGLLKNLHNDYELATKAVLALLQAAMTAIPSGKQNSFAAHNLADFILVEVLDRTIPVSYANAFVQPIQLNRAHHYIPQPQEPKSLLTLSIQALLYYANQIQTKYELQGQRACFTLPALETTPIQAFETVSSLGNWLRTMLPQREV; encoded by the coding sequence ATGATGTTAATTGCCTTCCATTTAATTCAAAACCATGCGCCATCGAATCTTAATCGCGACGATAATGGTGATCCCAAAGATACGATCATTGGTGGGGTGCGGCGTTCGCGAATCTCCAGCCAAGCTGAGAAACGGAGTATGCGTTGGCATCAACCATTTCGCGAGGCCTTTAGCGCTGATGTTTTAGCTACGCGCACTCAGTTACTCCCCGAGTGGGTTCGTCAAGCATTGCAACAGCACCATGAAGTCGATGCTGAAGCCGAACAGCAGATTGTTCGGTTTGTTGAATCGCTTGGCAAAAAAGAGACCAAATCAGCAGGGGCTGACGGCAGCGAAGGCGAAGAAAAACCTAAGGGCAAGAAGGGCAAGGGTACTGATACCCAAAAGAATGAAGCCCATAAAACCGCCCAATTGATGTTCCTTTCGACTGGCGAAGTTGAGCGGCTTAGCTCATGGTTAGTCGAAAAATATTACGAACTGGGTGCAACTGGATTTGCAGGGTTAACCAGTAATGATCTGATTGCTGAGATTAAGAAAAAAGGTGGCTTGTTTGAGCCACATTCGGTTGATATTGCGATGTTTGGTCGGATGACCACCTCAAGTCCGTTCAAGGATATTGAGGCAGCGGTGCAGGTTGCCCATGCCTTTTCGACGCATAAAGTTGAAACAGAATACGATTTTTTTACTGCAGTTGATGATCGCTCAGGCGAATCGGGGGCCGGTATGCTTGGCGAAGTTGCCTTCAATAGTGCTACCTACTATAAATATATTAATATTCATTGGGAAGGCCTGCTTAAAAATCTGCACAATGATTATGAATTGGCCACGAAGGCGGTCTTGGCCTTATTGCAGGCAGCGATGACCGCAATTCCATCGGGCAAGCAAAATAGCTTTGCAGCCCATAATTTAGCCGATTTTATCCTAGTCGAAGTGCTTGACCGAACAATTCCCGTCAGCTATGCCAACGCGTTTGTCCAACCCATCCAGCTGAATCGCGCCCACCACTATATTCCCCAGCCACAAGAACCAAAATCGCTGTTAACCTTGTCAATTCAAGCCCTCTTATATTATGCCAACCAAATTCAAACCAAATATGAACTCCAAGGGCAACGGGCCTGTTTTACCCTTCCAGCACTGGAAACGACACCAATTCAAGCCTTTGAAACGGTGAGTAGCCTCGGAAATTGGTTGCGGACGATGCTGCCACAACGCGAGGTCTAG
- the casB gene encoding type I-E CRISPR-associated protein Cse2/CasB, with translation MSYTLEFMNQLWQLDAGGRARLKRNAGQSYGEARNVYDVFFRMLPHGVPDYAYDDYFLVATLFSIGTRLPREQQHESRAAQPLNPKESFGAALRKEREQRNNQTGSLDRRFNALLDADREQLPFRLRQIVRLLASRQIMINWSQLLDDLQKWDHQDRYIQRRWAEHYYKK, from the coding sequence ATGAGTTACACGCTCGAATTTATGAACCAACTCTGGCAACTTGATGCTGGCGGACGAGCACGTTTGAAACGCAATGCTGGCCAGAGTTATGGCGAGGCTCGCAACGTTTACGATGTTTTTTTTCGAATGTTGCCTCATGGCGTGCCCGATTACGCCTATGATGATTACTTTTTGGTTGCCACCCTCTTTTCAATTGGAACACGCCTACCACGTGAGCAACAGCACGAGTCTCGGGCGGCCCAACCATTAAATCCTAAGGAAAGCTTTGGGGCGGCCTTACGCAAAGAACGCGAGCAGCGCAACAATCAAACCGGAAGCCTCGATCGACGATTTAATGCTTTGCTCGATGCGGATCGCGAACAATTGCCATTTCGCCTGCGCCAAATCGTGCGCCTGTTGGCATCACGCCAAATTATGATTAATTGGTCGCAACTGCTCGACGATCTCCAAAAGTGGGACCATCAGGATCGTTATATCCAACGTCGCTGGGCCGAACACTACTACAAAAAATAA
- the casA gene encoding type I-E CRISPR-associated protein Cse1/CasA — translation MTTFTFNCWSEPWIRCQRLNGESALLSIEQVLTKAHELYSLIDDSPLVVGATNRLLIAILHFIHQPQELADVIELIERGAFDRKQLDPFAQHYATRFDIFDPALPFLQTSDVAINAHLPPAPVAKAKKSAATSLPIKTIAYLFPEIPSETNRALFKHVLNDDFYLCPACCTAGLAMYPAFAQNGGSGWRASINGDPPIYTFPIGQNLFESLSLSLINQHSHLPRQVSQSRAQVAPWTGDGLIEEKKEQHQIGYVESLLFPARRVRLFPITYHNHCSRCGEFTALAVREMYWKPGAYPIKASERWQDPFVGYYIGADKTYKSLHMSIGKAAWREYSTLFLNEPIDGVRQIPAVVDQYRELVNNSDFSQTIWFRCIGMKTDGKAKVLAWMDEALSVPARLLENPVGRQAVREALDQATICAKLLSTSFFQHLDQAQNSKRHRYQTIHDRMLERYWHELGQHFLAFVEQSAAVQEPEVHQKRWVETIRAVALQQLDYGLAQVGDRADCLRRSTEARNAFQAKYYVTLVNPRQGAKP, via the coding sequence ATGACTACCTTTACATTTAATTGTTGGTCAGAGCCATGGATTCGGTGTCAGCGGCTTAATGGCGAAAGCGCCCTACTCAGTATCGAACAGGTTCTAACTAAGGCACACGAGTTGTATAGCTTGATTGATGATTCACCGTTAGTCGTTGGAGCAACCAATCGGTTATTAATCGCCATTCTGCACTTTATCCACCAACCCCAAGAATTGGCCGACGTGATCGAGCTTATCGAACGAGGAGCGTTTGATCGTAAACAGCTCGATCCATTTGCTCAACACTATGCCACCCGCTTTGATATTTTCGACCCAGCACTGCCGTTTCTTCAGACCAGCGATGTGGCGATTAATGCCCATTTACCACCTGCACCTGTGGCCAAGGCTAAGAAATCAGCAGCCACAAGTTTGCCAATCAAAACGATTGCTTATCTCTTTCCTGAGATTCCGTCGGAAACCAATCGAGCCTTGTTTAAGCATGTGCTCAACGATGATTTTTATCTGTGCCCCGCCTGTTGTACTGCAGGTTTGGCGATGTACCCAGCCTTTGCCCAAAATGGTGGTAGCGGTTGGCGAGCTTCGATTAATGGTGACCCGCCAATTTATACCTTTCCGATTGGCCAAAACCTGTTTGAAAGCCTTAGTTTAAGTTTGATCAATCAGCATAGTCATCTGCCGCGTCAGGTTTCACAAAGTCGTGCCCAAGTTGCGCCATGGACTGGCGATGGGCTAATTGAAGAGAAAAAAGAACAGCACCAGATCGGCTACGTCGAAAGTCTACTCTTTCCTGCTCGGCGTGTGCGGCTTTTTCCGATCACCTATCATAATCATTGTAGCCGTTGCGGCGAGTTTACGGCACTTGCTGTTCGTGAGATGTACTGGAAGCCTGGTGCATACCCAATCAAAGCTAGTGAACGCTGGCAAGATCCCTTTGTTGGTTACTACATCGGGGCCGATAAAACCTATAAATCACTGCATATGAGTATTGGCAAGGCCGCTTGGCGCGAATATTCAACCCTATTCTTGAATGAACCGATTGATGGGGTACGCCAAATCCCCGCAGTCGTCGATCAATACCGCGAGTTGGTCAATAACAGTGATTTTAGCCAAACAATCTGGTTTCGTTGTATTGGGATGAAAACTGATGGTAAAGCTAAGGTTTTAGCATGGATGGATGAGGCCTTGTCTGTACCAGCGAGATTGCTTGAAAATCCTGTTGGTCGTCAAGCAGTGCGTGAAGCACTCGATCAAGCAACAATCTGTGCCAAATTGCTCAGCACATCGTTTTTCCAACATCTTGATCAAGCGCAAAATAGCAAGCGGCATCGTTATCAAACCATTCATGATCGGATGCTTGAGCGGTACTGGCATGAGCTTGGTCAGCATTTTTTGGCCTTTGTTGAGCAAAGTGCCGCCGTTCAAGAGCCAGAGGTGCATCAAAAACGTTGGGTCGAGACAATCCGAGCTGTTGCACTCCAACAACTTGATTATGGATTAGCCCAAGTGGGCGATCGAGCTGATTGCTTACGACGGAGTACCGAGGCCCGCAATGCCTTCCAAGCTAAATATTATGTGACGCTGGTGAATCCAAGGCAAGGAGCCAAACCATGA